One genomic segment of Devosia sp. includes these proteins:
- a CDS encoding LacI family DNA-binding transcriptional regulator — protein MSPSKRLTQKDIAQLAGVSQATVSLVLNGTPDSRNRIPMDTRERVEKVIRDTGYVADPVARRMVKGLNRILGVFTYEPAFPSGQADFFTPFLFGIEEAAQSLGYDLLLLTGAGQQRKIFGDNVRLRLADGCVILGRKFDNTELARLVAGDFPFVAVGRRDDAGGPVPYVGGDYAPATAALVERAKALGHRRIAYVGLNEGAESTVDRWYGFSRSVGEAELVTSIFAVGRPPNEVLDILLSAGATCVFVTELADAIAIEHAARTRGLSIPDDLSIVVLGNHIRAEEPGRRFTSFAIPREAMARAATEMLVRRVEHDAPVEQLLLHCEPLEGDTLGAPPSKTKKTK, from the coding sequence TTGTCACCTTCAAAGCGGCTCACGCAGAAGGACATTGCGCAACTGGCGGGCGTCAGTCAGGCGACCGTGTCGCTGGTGCTCAATGGCACGCCCGACAGCCGCAATCGCATCCCCATGGACACAAGGGAGCGCGTGGAAAAGGTGATCCGCGACACGGGATATGTTGCCGATCCGGTGGCGCGCCGCATGGTCAAAGGCCTCAACCGTATCCTCGGCGTCTTCACCTACGAGCCCGCCTTCCCTTCCGGCCAGGCCGACTTCTTCACGCCCTTCCTCTTCGGTATCGAAGAAGCCGCGCAATCTCTCGGTTATGACCTGCTCCTGCTCACCGGCGCCGGTCAGCAGCGCAAGATTTTCGGCGACAATGTCCGCCTGCGCCTCGCCGATGGTTGCGTCATCCTCGGCCGCAAGTTCGACAATACCGAGTTGGCTCGCCTGGTTGCCGGCGACTTCCCCTTCGTCGCCGTCGGCCGCCGCGACGATGCCGGCGGTCCCGTTCCCTATGTCGGTGGCGACTACGCGCCAGCCACGGCGGCGCTCGTCGAGCGCGCCAAGGCCCTCGGGCATCGCCGCATCGCCTATGTCGGCCTCAATGAGGGCGCCGAATCCACGGTCGATCGCTGGTACGGCTTTTCGCGCTCCGTCGGTGAAGCCGAACTCGTCACCTCGATCTTTGCGGTTGGACGCCCCCCCAACGAAGTCCTCGATATCCTGTTGTCGGCCGGCGCCACCTGCGTTTTCGTCACCGAACTGGCCGACGCCATCGCCATCGAGCACGCCGCCCGCACCCGCGGCCTCTCCATCCCAGACGATCTCTCCATCGTCGTGCTCGGCAATCATATCCGCGCCGAGGAGCCTGGACGCCGCTTCACCTCATTCGCCATCCCGCGCGAGGCCATGGCCCGCGCCGCTACGGAAATGCTGGTCCGCCGCGTCGAACACGATGCGCCGGTCGAACAGCTTCTCCTCCATTGCGAGCCGCTTGAGGGCGACACCCTTGGCGCTCCTCCCTCCAAGACCAAGAAGACCAAATGA
- a CDS encoding biopolymer transporter ExbD has protein sequence MAARPRWAEEPDDDADELHEINVTPFIDVMLVLLIVFMVAAPLATVTLPVNLPALGATTPPPDDDPIQLTLDADLTMTLGAEDIELAQLAAALNVLTQGDRDRRIFIQADRSVAYGHVAELLQRIRDAGYWQIALVGMESRDAAPEAAPSP, from the coding sequence ATGGCCGCACGCCCCCGCTGGGCCGAGGAGCCCGATGACGACGCTGACGAATTGCACGAGATCAACGTCACCCCGTTCATCGATGTGATGCTCGTGCTCCTGATCGTCTTCATGGTGGCCGCGCCACTGGCAACCGTGACCTTGCCGGTCAACCTGCCGGCTTTGGGCGCAACCACGCCACCGCCCGATGACGATCCGATCCAGCTGACGCTGGATGCGGACCTAACGATGACACTGGGAGCCGAGGACATTGAGCTGGCCCAGCTTGCGGCCGCGCTCAATGTCCTCACACAAGGCGATCGGGATCGCCGGATATTTATCCAGGCCGATCGCAGCGTGGCCTATGGCCATGTGGCCGAACTTCTCCAACGCATCCGTGACGCCGGCTATTGGCAGATCGCGCTGGTCGGCATGGAGAGCAGGGATGCCGCGCCCGAGGCGGCGCCGTCGCCGTGA
- the exbB gene encoding tonB-system energizer ExbB, whose translation MAMNSRFSHLTRLLLPIGLMVLVMACVTPVAFAQDSAPQPTAVQDDADAVPDSTAPGAPSLAQDQVARPHDLSLRGMIEQADIVVKAVMAWLAFCAFVTWVILVAKGIETIGATAAARRVLTKLKDARSLDDAASALARLRDHPAHLVAAARDEVEASITAAGPSGGAGLLDRVHSRLARLRAGAARKLARGTGILASIGATAPFVGLFGTVWGIMNAFIGISEAQTTNLAVVAPGIAEALLATAMGLIAAIPAVIFYNIFSRANAGYRHGLADIAAAIERLVSRDLDRRSGNAGEAR comes from the coding sequence ATGGCCATGAACAGCCGTTTCTCGCATCTGACACGGCTGCTGCTGCCAATCGGCCTGATGGTGCTGGTGATGGCCTGCGTCACTCCGGTGGCCTTCGCGCAGGATAGCGCGCCACAGCCTACCGCGGTTCAGGATGATGCCGATGCTGTGCCCGATAGCACGGCACCTGGCGCGCCTTCTCTGGCCCAGGACCAGGTGGCGCGCCCGCACGATCTTTCCCTGAGAGGCATGATCGAGCAGGCCGATATCGTGGTCAAAGCCGTCATGGCCTGGCTGGCTTTCTGTGCCTTTGTGACCTGGGTCATCCTGGTCGCGAAGGGCATCGAAACCATCGGCGCCACCGCAGCCGCGCGGCGCGTCCTCACAAAACTGAAGGATGCGCGTAGCCTCGATGATGCCGCATCCGCCTTGGCCCGCCTCAGGGATCACCCTGCCCACCTGGTTGCCGCGGCCCGGGACGAAGTCGAGGCATCCATCACAGCGGCCGGGCCATCGGGCGGCGCTGGCCTTCTGGATCGGGTGCATTCCCGGCTCGCCCGGTTGCGCGCCGGCGCAGCGCGAAAACTGGCGCGCGGCACCGGCATTCTGGCGAGCATTGGTGCAACGGCGCCATTTGTCGGTCTGTTCGGGACCGTCTGGGGCATCATGAACGCCTTTATTGGCATTTCGGAAGCCCAGACCACCAATCTGGCAGTTGTCGCGCCGGGCATTGCAGAGGCCCTGCTGGCGACGGCCATGGGGCTCATCGCCGCTATTCCCGCTGTCATTTTCTACAACATCTTTTCGCGGGCCAATGCCGGCTACCGTCATGGCCTTGCCGATATCGCCGCCGCGATCGAACGGCTCGTTTCTCGTGACCTGGACCGGCGTTCGGGCAATGCCGGGGAGGCCAGGTGA
- a CDS encoding energy transducer TonB — MAPEPPSAAALLTNPQVSSPEAAIASAPPGVPLPMPRPVRPDEIAPPPKAVPLPMAPSPQLQASRTATPATVHQRPSTPPPSPAASPAAATAPTASATAAPAREAAPQVSASAEQAWQGRVIAHLYRRRDYPASAQRSRLQGTATLRFRIDASGRVLSAQIARSSGHGVLDEAVMSMIARASPVPAPPQGLAGDKLTLVVPIEFALR, encoded by the coding sequence ATGGCTCCGGAACCGCCTTCCGCCGCAGCGCTGCTGACGAACCCGCAGGTCTCGTCGCCCGAAGCGGCGATTGCGTCCGCGCCGCCGGGCGTGCCGCTCCCCATGCCGCGACCGGTTCGACCGGACGAGATCGCGCCCCCGCCCAAGGCCGTCCCGCTGCCCATGGCGCCGTCGCCGCAATTGCAGGCTTCGCGAACTGCCACGCCCGCGACAGTGCATCAACGCCCGTCCACCCCACCGCCCTCTCCCGCCGCCTCGCCGGCCGCCGCCACAGCACCGACGGCGAGCGCAACGGCGGCGCCTGCCCGGGAGGCGGCGCCGCAGGTTTCGGCCTCCGCCGAACAGGCATGGCAGGGACGCGTGATCGCGCACCTCTATCGCCGGCGGGACTATCCCGCCTCGGCGCAGCGCAGCCGGTTGCAGGGCACAGCAACCCTGCGGTTCCGCATCGATGCCAGCGGTCGCGTTCTCTCCGCCCAAATTGCCCGCTCGTCCGGACACGGCGTGCTGGATGAGGCGGTCATGTCCATGATCGCCCGGGCCTCGCCCGTCCCTGCCCCGCCCCAGGGCCTGGCGGGCGACAAGCTCACCCTGGTCGTCCCCATCGAGTTTGCCCTGCGCTGA
- a CDS encoding FAD-dependent oxidoreductase produces MTKELSADLLVVGGGLGGVAAALGALRSGRTVILTEEFDWLGGQLTSQAVPPDEHSWVEQFGVTRSYRQLRNGIRQYYRDHYPLTAESRAWGDLNPGAGWVSRLCAEPRVGLAVIEGMLAPWRGGGQLRVLRPYLPIAADVVGDTVRAITLRHRDTGAEITVSAAYVVDATELGDLLPLTGTEYAKGFEAQSDTGEPSAPETTQPDNVQAVSVCFAIDHVEGNQVIDKPANYDFWRQYQPDFWGGPLLGFKAPHPRTLEITERSFTPNPDDDPLLVDADQRRNPGDGNLWTFRRIAARRNFVPGAYGSDICLVNWPMIDYMLGSIIDVSEEEKAAHLKSAADLSYSVFYWLQTEAPRLDGGQGFPGLRLRGDITGTGHGLAMAPYIRESRRILPVTRIVEQDVSMTIHGNALSKHYRDSVGIGMYRIDLHPSTGGDNYVDVESAPFEIPLGSLLPRRVKNLLAGGKNMGTTHITNGCYRLHPVEWNVGEVAGLLAAHCLNNGLSPHQVQADDAKLTDFQARLYAEGIEIRWPDVRGY; encoded by the coding sequence ATGACCAAAGAACTCTCCGCTGATCTGCTCGTCGTTGGTGGAGGCCTGGGTGGCGTCGCCGCCGCTCTTGGCGCCCTGCGCTCGGGCCGCACCGTCATTCTCACTGAAGAGTTCGACTGGCTCGGCGGCCAGCTCACCAGCCAGGCCGTGCCGCCTGATGAGCATTCCTGGGTCGAGCAGTTTGGCGTCACCCGCTCCTATCGTCAGTTGCGCAATGGCATCCGCCAATATTACCGCGATCACTATCCCCTGACTGCCGAAAGCCGCGCCTGGGGCGATCTCAATCCCGGCGCTGGCTGGGTCAGCCGCCTTTGTGCCGAGCCGCGCGTTGGCCTCGCTGTCATCGAGGGCATGTTGGCCCCCTGGCGCGGGGGTGGCCAGCTTCGCGTCCTGCGGCCCTACCTGCCGATCGCGGCCGATGTGGTGGGCGACACGGTCCGCGCCATCACGCTCCGCCACCGCGACACCGGCGCCGAGATCACAGTCTCGGCCGCCTATGTCGTGGACGCCACCGAACTCGGCGATCTGCTGCCTCTGACCGGCACCGAATATGCCAAGGGCTTTGAGGCCCAGTCCGACACCGGTGAACCCAGCGCACCCGAAACTACCCAGCCCGACAATGTTCAGGCCGTCTCCGTCTGCTTTGCCATCGACCACGTCGAGGGCAACCAGGTGATCGACAAACCGGCCAATTACGATTTCTGGCGCCAGTATCAGCCCGATTTCTGGGGTGGCCCCTTGCTCGGCTTCAAGGCACCACATCCGCGCACCCTCGAAATCACCGAGCGCAGCTTTACCCCGAATCCGGATGACGATCCGCTTCTGGTCGACGCCGACCAGCGCCGCAATCCCGGCGACGGCAATCTCTGGACCTTTCGCCGGATCGCCGCGCGCCGCAATTTCGTGCCCGGCGCCTATGGCTCCGACATCTGCCTCGTGAACTGGCCGATGATCGACTACATGCTCGGCTCCATCATCGATGTTTCCGAGGAAGAAAAGGCCGCGCACCTGAAATCGGCCGCCGACCTCTCCTATTCGGTGTTCTATTGGCTCCAGACCGAGGCGCCCCGTCTCGATGGCGGCCAGGGTTTCCCTGGTCTGCGCCTGCGCGGTGACATCACCGGCACCGGCCATGGCCTCGCCATGGCGCCCTATATCCGCGAGAGCCGGCGCATCCTGCCGGTCACCCGCATTGTCGAACAGGACGTCTCGATGACGATCCACGGCAATGCGCTCTCGAAGCACTATCGCGACAGCGTCGGCATCGGCATGTACCGCATCGACCTTCACCCCTCGACGGGCGGCGACAATTATGTCGACGTCGAGTCCGCGCCCTTCGAAATCCCGCTCGGCTCGCTGCTGCCACGCCGGGTGAAGAACCTGCTTGCCGGCGGCAAGAACATGGGCACGACCCACATCACCAATGGCTGCTACCGGCTGCATCCGGTCGAGTGGAATGTCGGCGAAGTCGCTGGCCTGCTTGCCGCGCATTGCCTCAACAACGGCCTCAGCCCGCATCAGGTGCAGGCAGACGACGCCAAGCTCACAGATTTCCAGGCACGGCTCTATGCGGAAGGCATCGAAATCCGCTGGCCTGACGTGCGTGGCTACTGA
- a CDS encoding TonB-dependent receptor: MKLTALLTTTAAAVLAGLASGTLLAQETVLGPIVIVGGLSPMEETELGRSYTVIGSDTLDTGKPAYLADILRQVPGLAVSQSGSPGGITQVRVRGSEANHVLVLIDGVPVSETSTGEVDFGRLQIDHVERIEVLRGPQSAFWGANAMAGVVNIVTKGGDRAGPRVSLGSEVGSDGTVMGSALVQAGQDNFDGAVSLTVRHTEGFNISSFGSELDGATHINAGARFTADVTPYLTLDGTLRYGKTNADFDGTDYVFGSPTYGRVVDTLDRTEVEELFGALGADWISEDGLWTQKGRFSAGGITRDNINDAGILDAALAGERYKGSYQIGRTFETPELAGSEHTITLGYDLVHETFRQLPSAGIFDPSQLTPQDRTTHSLIGEYRGRFADQFYLTAALRHDFNDDFGDATTYSVSGAWQVPSSDTKLHASVGTGSTNPTFYEQFGYTPGTFVGNPNLLPETSFGWDIGVEQTLLDGLVVLDATYFNQNLENEITALYFPVTTVTNDPGISTRQGVELSASLALIEGLTLGASYTYTDARNADGSQEIRRPRHMGAVNLSYGFVEVPLTLHAEAIFNGDMLDTDFSSFPYANVTLPAYTVVNAGLSYEVSDQLEVYGRVENLFDAQYNEQLDINTAGRTFYLGAKASF; encoded by the coding sequence ATGAAATTGACCGCACTGTTGACGACAACGGCAGCGGCTGTGCTGGCGGGCCTGGCGAGCGGGACGCTACTGGCCCAGGAAACGGTGCTGGGGCCCATCGTCATTGTCGGCGGATTGTCGCCGATGGAAGAAACCGAACTCGGCCGGTCCTATACCGTCATCGGCTCCGATACGCTTGATACAGGCAAGCCAGCTTATCTGGCCGATATCCTGCGCCAGGTTCCGGGGCTGGCGGTCTCGCAGAGCGGCTCCCCCGGCGGCATCACGCAGGTGCGGGTGCGCGGCTCGGAAGCGAATCATGTGCTGGTGCTCATCGATGGCGTGCCCGTCAGCGAGACCTCGACGGGAGAGGTGGATTTCGGGCGCCTGCAGATCGACCATGTCGAGCGCATCGAGGTGCTGCGCGGCCCGCAGAGCGCGTTCTGGGGCGCAAATGCCATGGCAGGCGTCGTCAATATCGTGACCAAGGGCGGCGACCGGGCCGGTCCGCGCGTATCACTGGGCAGCGAAGTCGGCAGCGATGGCACGGTCATGGGCAGCGCGCTTGTCCAGGCAGGGCAGGACAATTTTGACGGCGCGGTGTCCCTCACCGTGCGGCACACCGAGGGCTTCAACATCTCGAGCTTTGGCTCCGAGCTTGATGGCGCCACCCATATCAATGCCGGCGCGCGGTTCACGGCCGATGTCACGCCCTATCTCACCCTCGACGGTACGCTGCGCTACGGCAAAACCAATGCCGACTTCGATGGCACCGACTACGTCTTCGGCAGCCCCACCTATGGACGCGTGGTCGACACGCTCGACAGGACCGAGGTCGAGGAACTGTTCGGCGCGCTCGGCGCAGACTGGATCAGCGAGGACGGGTTGTGGACGCAGAAGGGCCGGTTCAGCGCCGGTGGCATTACCCGCGACAATATCAACGATGCAGGCATCCTCGATGCCGCACTGGCCGGTGAGCGCTACAAGGGCTCCTACCAAATCGGCCGCACGTTCGAGACGCCCGAACTGGCGGGCAGCGAGCACACGATCACGCTGGGCTATGACCTGGTGCACGAGACATTCCGGCAACTGCCCTCCGCCGGCATATTCGACCCCAGTCAGCTCACGCCGCAGGATCGCACCACCCATTCCCTGATCGGGGAGTATCGCGGGCGCTTTGCTGACCAGTTCTATCTCACGGCTGCACTGCGCCACGACTTCAACGACGATTTCGGCGATGCCACCACCTATAGCGTCAGCGGCGCCTGGCAGGTGCCGTCAAGCGACACCAAGCTCCATGCATCGGTCGGCACCGGATCGACCAATCCGACCTTTTACGAGCAGTTCGGCTACACTCCGGGGACCTTTGTGGGGAACCCAAATCTGCTGCCGGAAACCAGTTTTGGCTGGGACATCGGCGTCGAACAGACGCTGCTCGATGGTCTGGTCGTGCTCGATGCCACCTATTTCAACCAGAACCTCGAAAACGAGATTACCGCGCTCTATTTCCCGGTCACCACGGTGACCAACGACCCGGGCATCAGTACGCGGCAAGGCGTGGAACTTTCGGCGAGCCTCGCGCTCATCGAGGGGCTGACGCTCGGCGCCAGCTATACCTATACCGATGCCCGCAATGCCGATGGCAGCCAGGAAATCCGCCGGCCGCGTCATATGGGGGCGGTCAATCTGAGCTATGGATTTGTCGAAGTGCCACTGACGCTCCATGCCGAAGCCATTTTCAATGGCGACATGCTGGATACCGATTTTTCCAGCTTCCCCTACGCCAATGTCACGCTGCCGGCCTATACGGTCGTCAATGCCGGACTGAGCTACGAGGTCAGCGACCAGCTGGAAGTCTATGGTCGCGTTGAAAATCTGTTCGACGCCCAATACAACGAACAACTCGACATCAACACGGCCGGCCGCACCTTCTACCTGGGTGCCAAGGCCAGCTTCTAG